Part of the Fusobacterium sp. genome is shown below.
TGCAGTACTGTGAATTTACCTTTATTTTGTAGTTTTATTTCTCCCTCTCTTACTAAACCAACTTTTAAAGCTTCTAAAAAAATTTCTATATCTTTTTCTGCTTCTATAAAAGTTTTCAGCCCTCCTTTAGATAGGAGGCTTTTCCTATATTCTTTAACAAAACTTTTTTTATTCATTGTTTTCACATTCCTCTTTATTAAGTAATT
Proteins encoded:
- a CDS encoding HU family DNA-binding protein, whose product is MNKKSFVKEYRKSLLSKGGLKTFIEAEKDIEIFLEALKVGLVREGEIKLQNKGKFTVLQKKERVISNPATKERMTIIPPKTIKFTVSGKILKRINEISK